The following proteins come from a genomic window of Streptomyces liliiviolaceus:
- a CDS encoding GNAT family N-acetyltransferase, translating to MTVRAATSADLPLLQDIERAAGEPFRIFGMPEIADDEPPALDVLERFRKAGHAWVAEDATGRLVAYLIGEPLDGAFHIEQVSVHPDAAHQGVGRTLIAYAAERALEQGLTGLTLTTFAEVPWNAPYYERLGFRVLPDADLTPGLRRVLAGEAEQGLDRRPRVCMYLPMEQPGRHA from the coding sequence ATGACCGTCAGAGCGGCCACTTCCGCCGACCTCCCGCTGCTCCAGGACATCGAACGTGCCGCGGGCGAGCCCTTCCGTATCTTCGGCATGCCGGAGATCGCCGACGACGAGCCGCCCGCGCTCGACGTCCTGGAGCGTTTCCGCAAGGCGGGCCACGCCTGGGTCGCCGAGGACGCCACGGGCCGGCTCGTCGCGTACCTGATCGGTGAGCCCCTGGACGGCGCCTTCCACATCGAGCAGGTCTCCGTCCACCCGGACGCCGCGCACCAGGGCGTGGGCCGGACCCTGATCGCGTACGCCGCCGAGCGCGCGCTGGAGCAGGGGCTGACCGGACTCACGCTCACCACCTTCGCCGAGGTCCCCTGGAACGCGCCCTACTACGAGCGGCTCGGCTTCCGTGTCCTGCCGGACGCCGACCTCACCCCGGGGCTGCGGAGAGTCCTCGCCGGGGAGGCCGAGCAGGGCCTCGACCGCCGCCCCCGGGTGTGCATGTATCTGCCGATGGAGCAGCCGGGGCGGCACGCCTAG